Proteins encoded in a region of the Triticum dicoccoides isolate Atlit2015 ecotype Zavitan chromosome 3A, WEW_v2.0, whole genome shotgun sequence genome:
- the LOC119270253 gene encoding heavy metal-associated isoprenylated plant protein 35-like, whose protein sequence is MATEPVEFQVVVLRVSIHCEGCKKKVKKVLLHIDGVYRCDIDARRNRVAVTVSPKIDAGILVARLRKSGKLAEPWPEEPKQQQEPPPPAESQSQETKNQADDASKPNEAAEKPAAEPSTAQPPAPEPEKTAEETPPPAEENKGPDEAKAETGPQQQPSEANEKAKQQQQQEQHGHHDKPMDARVTMEYDDARSRGVYGYGGPHQYMPATRQPPVHVMSYNVARPMASSSYYAAAPTPAAMPMPTPMARPGPSHGGYIDEYAPPNYYSRPAPSAYEPYYYPDSQPSPYGQHQRSAAEDYYYGAPPPPTQRSAFSPPREAYGDMFNDENANSCSVM, encoded by the exons ATGGCGACGGAACCTGTAGAGTTTCAG GTTGTGGTGCTCAGGGTGTCCATCCATTGTGAAGGGTGCAAAAAGAAGGTGAAGAAGGTGCTCCTACATATTGATG GCGTGTACAGATGCGACATCGACGCCCGGAGAAACAGGGTGGCGGTCACAGTCTCTCCAAAGATCGACGCCGGGATCCTCGTCGCGAGGCTGCGCAAGTCCGGCAAGCTGGCGGAGCCTTGGCCGGAGGAGCCcaagcagcagcaggagccacctCCGCCTGCAGAGAGCCAAAGCCAAGAAACCAAGAACCAAGCAGATGATGCCAGCAAGCCTAACGAGGCCGCCGAGAAGCCCGCTGCCGAGCCAAGCACCGCCCAGCCTCCGGCGCCGGAGCCCGAGAAGACCGCCGAAGAGACCCCACCGCCGGCCGAAGAAAACAAAGGGCCCGACGAGGCCAAGGCGGAGACAGGGCCGCAACAACAACCCAGCGAGGCGAACGAGaaagccaagcagcagcagcagcaggagcagcatggtcatcatgataagCCGATGGACGCCAGGGTGACGATGGAGTACGACGACGCCCGCAGCAGAGGCGTCTACGGCTACGGGGGCCCCCACCAGTACATGCCAGCGACACGGCAGCCGCCGGTGCACGTCATGAGCTACAACGTGGCGCGGCCGATGGCGAGCTCGTCCTACTACGCCGCCGCGCCAACGCCGGCGGCGATGCCGATGCCCACGCCCATGGCGAGGCCAGGGCCGTCGCACGGCGGCTACATAGACGAGTACGCGCCTCCGAACTACTACAGCCGGCCGGCGCCATCGGCGTACGAGCCCTACTACTACCCCGATTCCCAGCCATCACCATACGGACAGCATCAGCGTTCTGCGGCCGAGGACTACTACTACGGAGCGCCCCCGCCGCCTACGCAGAGGAGCGCCTTCTCGCCGCCGCGGGAGGCTTACGGCGACATGTTCAACGACGAGAATGCCAATTCTTGCAGCGTGATGTGA